A genomic window from Salvia hispanica cultivar TCC Black 2014 chromosome 5, UniMelb_Shisp_WGS_1.0, whole genome shotgun sequence includes:
- the LOC125187986 gene encoding aminoacyl tRNA synthase complex-interacting multifunctional protein 1 — protein MAAAAALTSAPFLRRCGSFLATIRLINNRRRIIHTVANRSPIANGESVSLSPLTSSSTRTKIEPQFMCYCTGIEAEAESATGTAEAEKDTVKEAANTLDIRVGRIIKAWRHEEADSLYVEEVDVGEAEPRTICSGLVKYVPLEQLQERNVVVLANLKARNMRGVKSFGMLMAASDAAHENVELLVPPEGAVPGDRVWFGSIDEKDSLPDAASPNQIQKKKIWEQIQPHLKTDHSGFAILDAKHSMRTSAGPIISQSLKNANIS, from the exons ATGGCGGCTGCTGCAGCTCTCACTTCCGCCCCTTTCCTCCGCCGCTGCGGCTCATTTCTCGCAACCATCAGACTAATCAACAATCGCCGCCGCATAATCCACACTGTTGCCAATAGGAGCCCTATCGCCAATGGCGAATCCGTATCATTATCACCATTGACATCGTCATCTACCAGAACAAAAATTGAACCTCAGTTTATGTGTTACTGCACGGGGATCGAAGCGGAGGCGGAGTCTGCGACGGGTACGGCGGAGGCAGAGAAAGACACCGTGAAGGAGGCGGCGAACACTCTGGATATAAGGGTggggagaatcatcaaggccTGGAGGCACGAGGAGGCGGATTCTCTGTACGTGGAGGAGGTGGATGTCGGTGAGGCAGAACCAAGGACTATCTGCAGCGGCCTTGTCAAATACGTTCCTCTTGAACAGCTCCag GAGAGGAATGTAGTTGTTCTTGCTAACCTAAAGGCTAGAAATATGCGCGGTGTGAAATCGTTTGGAATGCTGATGGCGGCTTCTGATGCGGCACATGAGAATGTGGAGCTTCTTGTGCCTCCTGAGGGTGCAGTGCCCGGTGACAGAGTCTGGTTTGGTTCCATTGATGAAAAAGATAGCTTACCCGATGCTGCTTCTCCTAACCAG attcaaaagaaaaagatatgGGAACAAATCCAGCCTCACCTAAAGACAGACCACTCCGGCTTTGCTATACTTGATGCGAAGCACTCTATGCGAACATCAGCTGGTCCTATCATCTCCCAATCTCTCAAGAATGCCAACATTTCATAG
- the LOC125188136 gene encoding elongation factor-like GTPase 1 isoform X1, translated as MDAELKSGLPVPDQPPSMLYSEKDDPPNIDETNDKKLVRNICILAHVDHGKTTLADHLIASCGGGVLHPKQAGKLRFMDYLDEEQRRAITMKSSSIGLQFKEYSVNLIDSPGHMDFCSEVSTAARLSDGALVLVDAVEGVHIQTHAVLRQAWIEKLTPCLVLNKVDRLICELRLSPMEAYTRLLRIIHEVNGIVSGYKSEKYLSDVDSLLSVAPSDDVGDDNLELLEDDEEDTFQPHKGNVIFACALDGWGFGISDFAEIYASKLGASAATLERALWGPRYYNPKTKMVVGKKAISNTAKARPMFVQFILEPLWQVYQSSLETDGDRGLIEKVIKNFNLSIPSRELQHKDPKAVLQAVMSRWLPLADTILSMVVKCMPDPATAQSFRISRLLPKRDSSDNRDCSDLLSEAELVRKSVEICDSSPTAPCVVFVSKMFAMPMKMLPRGEILNNPADSGDSGECFLAFARIFSGVLCAGQRIFVLSALYDPLKMESKQKHVQEAELQALYLMAGQGLKPVMSAKAGNIVAIRGLGQHILKSATLSSTLNCWPFSSMVFQVAPTLKVAIEPSDPADMGALMKGLRLLNRADPFVEVTISTRGEHVLAAAGEVHLERCVKDLKERFAKVNLEVSPPLVSYMETIEGDMTNPLENLKFLSGSSDYVEKTTPNGRCVVRVQVMKLPSPLTKLLDESSELLGDIIGGKSKQALKSLETLRGSIVEDENPIEALKTRMMDAIESDLSSANAEMDKDRVEKYRVLWKNFLKRIWALGPRQVGPNILVTPSRGKSMEGSVLMQGFPYVSNRLGLHNDGESKDVSTESSSVTDEMLLREVESLESSVLSGFQLATSAGPLCEEPLWGLAFVVEAFISPIECQSAEDTSSQQPEPYGVFTGQVMTTVKEACKAAVLERKPRLVEALYFCELNTPTEHLGSMYAVLARRRAKVIKEEMQEGSPLFTVHAYVPVAESFGFADELRRWTAGASSALLVFSHWEMLPEDPFFVPKTEEEIEEFGDGASVLQNTARKLIDAVRRRKGLPVEEKVVQHATKQRTLARKV; from the exons ATGGACGCTGAGCTCAAATCCGGATTGCCTGTTCCTGACCAACCTCCTTCTATG TTATATTCAGAGAAGGATGATCCACCAAACATTGATGAGACTAATGATAAGAAGCTAGTCCGGAATATCTGCATCCTCGCACATGTTGATCATGGGAAGACCACCCTCGCAGACCATTTGATTGCTTCTTGTGGTGGGGGGGTGCTTCATCCAAAGCAAGCTGGTAAACTTAGATTCATGGATTATTTGGATGAGGAACAGCGGCGTGCTATAACTATGAAAAGCTCATCTATTGGTCTTCAATTCAAAGAATATTCTGTTAATTTAATAGATTCACCAGGCCACATGGATTTCTGCAGTGAGGTATCTACAGCAGCTAGGTTGAGTGATGGTGCACTAGTATTGGTGGATGCAGTGGAAGGTGTCCATATTCAGACCCATGCTGTATTGCGTCAAGCATGGATTGAGAAGTTGACTCCATGTCTGGTTCTGAATAAGGTGGATCGGCTAATATGCGAATTAAGGTTGAGTCCAATGGAAGCTTATACTAGATTATTGAGAATTATCCATGAGGTTAACGGGATAGTTAGTGGTTACAAGTCTGAAAAGTACTTATCTGATGTCGATTCCTTGCTTTCAGTTGCTCCATCTGATGATGTAGGTGATGATAATCTCGAGCTTTTGGAGGATGATGAAGAGGATACCTTCCAACCTCACAAAGGAAATGTTATATTTGCATGTGCCCTTGATGGTTGGGGTTTTGGGATTAGCGATTTTGCAGAGATCTATGCTTCTAAACTTGGCGCAAGTGCAGCTACGTTGGAAAGGGCACTGTGGGGACCTCGTTACTACAATCCCAAGACTAAGATGGTTGTGGGAAAGAAAGCTATAAGCAATACTGCAAAGGCAAGGCCTATGTTTGTGCAATTTATTTTGGAGCCACTCTGGCAGGTGTATCAGAGTAGTTTGGAAACAGATGGAGATAGAGGATTGATTGAGAAggttataaaaaattttaatttgtccatCCCTTCACGTGAGCTACAACATAAGGATCCTAAAGCTGTGCTTCAAGCTGTAATGAGCCGTTGGCTTCCATTAGCAGATACCATCTTATCTATGGTTGTGAAGTGCATGCCTGATCCGGCTACTGCTCAGTCTTTTCGGATATCAAGGCTGCTGCCTAAAAGAGACAGTTCTGACAATAGGGATTGTTCTGATTTGCTTTCTGAGGCAGAGCTTGTGAGGAAATCTGTTGAAATTTGTGATTCCAGTCCTACTGCACCATGCGTTGTATTTGTTTCTAAGATGTTTGCTATGCCAATGAAGATGCTTCCTCGTGGTGAGATTTTGAACAATCCTGCAGATTCTGGAGATTCTGGAGAGTGCTTCCTTGCATTTGCCAGGATATTTAGTGGGGTTCTCTGTGCTGGACAGAGGATTTTCGTACTTTCAGCTTTATATGACCCTCTGAAGATGGAATCAAAGCAGAAGCATGTCCAAGAAGCCGAGCTGCAAGCATTATATCTTATGGCGGGGCAAGGACTGAAACCAGTTATGTCTGCAAAGGCAGGCAATATCGTTGCCATACGAGGGCTTGGTCAGCACATATTGAAGAGTGCTACTCTTTCATCTACGCTTAATTGCTGGCCTTTCTCCAGTATGGTTTTCCAAGTTGCGCCCACACTGAAAGTTGCGATTGAGCCATCAGATCCTGCTGATATGGGTGCACTCATGAAAGGATTGCGGCTTTTAAATCGCGCGGACCCTTTTGTTGAGGTCACGATTTCTACTAGAGGGGAGCATGTTCTTGCAGCAGCTGGAGAAGTTCATTTGGAGAGATGTGTAAAGGATCTGAAGGAGAGATTTGCTAAGGTTAACTTGGAAGTATCTCCTCCACTTGTTTCTTATATGGAGACAATTGAGGGTGATATGACTAATCCTTTGGAGAATCTGAAGTTCTTAAGTGGAAGTTCTGACTATGTAGAGAAAACAACACCAAATGGTAGGTGCGTTGTTCGTGTACAAGTCATGAAACTTCCCTCGCCTCTTACCAAGTTGCTTGATGAGAGTTCTGAACTGCTGGGAGATATTATTGGAGGTAAATCTAAACAGGCTTTGAAAAGCTTGGAGACCTTGAGGGGAAGCATTGTGGAAGATGAGAATCCAATTGAAGCATTAAAGACCAGGATGATGGATGCTATAGAGAGTGACCTTTCCTCTGCAAATGCTGAGATGGATAAAGACCGAGTAGAGAAATATAGAGTACTGTGgaaaaactttttgaaaagaaTTTGGGCATTGGGTCCTAGACAGGTTGGTCCTAACATTCTGGTCACTCCAAGCAGAGGTAAAAGCATGGAGGGCTCTGTTCTTATGCAAGGCTTTCCGTACGTGTCAAATAGGTTAGGTCTTCACAATGATGGTGAGAGCAAGGATGTATCAACAGAATCATCATCTGTGACTGATGAGATGTTGCTAAGAGAAGTAGAATCTCTAGAGAGCAGTGTTTTATCTGGATTTCAGCTGGCTACTTCAGCCGGTCCTCTATGTGAGGAACCTCTGTGGGGTTTGGCATTTGTTGTTGAGGCTTTCATATCTCCCATTGAGTGTCAGTCAGCTGAGGATACTTCATCCCAGCAACCAGAACCATATGGTGTTTTTACAGGTCAAGTTATGACAACAGTTAAGGAAGCTTGCAAAGCAGCTGTACTTGAGAGAAAACCCAGGCTTGTTGAAGCATTATACTTCTGTGAATTGAATACCCCAACTGAGCATTTGGGGTCCATGTATGCAGTACTTGCTCGTAGGCGAGCCAAAGTGATAAAGGAAGAAATGCAGGAAGGGTCACCGCTATTCACTGTGCATGCATATGTTCCTGTTGCAGAAAGCTTTGGTTTTGCAGATGAGCTGAGAAGATGGACAGCCGGAGCTTCAAGTGCACTACTTGTTTTCAGTCACTGGGAAATGCTTCCAGAGGATCCCTTTTTCGTCCCCAAAACAGAAGAGGAAATTGAAGAATTTGGAGATGGGGCTAGTGTTTTACAGAACACTGCCAGGAAGCTCATTGATGCTGTAAGGAGGAGGAAGGGTCTTCCTGTAGAGGAAAAAGTGGTCCAACATGCAACCAAGCAAAGAACTTTGGCTCGTAAAGTGTAG
- the LOC125188136 gene encoding elongation factor-like GTPase 1 isoform X2, translating into MEAYTRLLRIIHEVNGIVSGYKSEKYLSDVDSLLSVAPSDDVGDDNLELLEDDEEDTFQPHKGNVIFACALDGWGFGISDFAEIYASKLGASAATLERALWGPRYYNPKTKMVVGKKAISNTAKARPMFVQFILEPLWQVYQSSLETDGDRGLIEKVIKNFNLSIPSRELQHKDPKAVLQAVMSRWLPLADTILSMVVKCMPDPATAQSFRISRLLPKRDSSDNRDCSDLLSEAELVRKSVEICDSSPTAPCVVFVSKMFAMPMKMLPRGEILNNPADSGDSGECFLAFARIFSGVLCAGQRIFVLSALYDPLKMESKQKHVQEAELQALYLMAGQGLKPVMSAKAGNIVAIRGLGQHILKSATLSSTLNCWPFSSMVFQVAPTLKVAIEPSDPADMGALMKGLRLLNRADPFVEVTISTRGEHVLAAAGEVHLERCVKDLKERFAKVNLEVSPPLVSYMETIEGDMTNPLENLKFLSGSSDYVEKTTPNGRCVVRVQVMKLPSPLTKLLDESSELLGDIIGGKSKQALKSLETLRGSIVEDENPIEALKTRMMDAIESDLSSANAEMDKDRVEKYRVLWKNFLKRIWALGPRQVGPNILVTPSRGKSMEGSVLMQGFPYVSNRLGLHNDGESKDVSTESSSVTDEMLLREVESLESSVLSGFQLATSAGPLCEEPLWGLAFVVEAFISPIECQSAEDTSSQQPEPYGVFTGQVMTTVKEACKAAVLERKPRLVEALYFCELNTPTEHLGSMYAVLARRRAKVIKEEMQEGSPLFTVHAYVPVAESFGFADELRRWTAGASSALLVFSHWEMLPEDPFFVPKTEEEIEEFGDGASVLQNTARKLIDAVRRRKGLPVEEKVVQHATKQRTLARKV; encoded by the coding sequence ATGGAAGCTTATACTAGATTATTGAGAATTATCCATGAGGTTAACGGGATAGTTAGTGGTTACAAGTCTGAAAAGTACTTATCTGATGTCGATTCCTTGCTTTCAGTTGCTCCATCTGATGATGTAGGTGATGATAATCTCGAGCTTTTGGAGGATGATGAAGAGGATACCTTCCAACCTCACAAAGGAAATGTTATATTTGCATGTGCCCTTGATGGTTGGGGTTTTGGGATTAGCGATTTTGCAGAGATCTATGCTTCTAAACTTGGCGCAAGTGCAGCTACGTTGGAAAGGGCACTGTGGGGACCTCGTTACTACAATCCCAAGACTAAGATGGTTGTGGGAAAGAAAGCTATAAGCAATACTGCAAAGGCAAGGCCTATGTTTGTGCAATTTATTTTGGAGCCACTCTGGCAGGTGTATCAGAGTAGTTTGGAAACAGATGGAGATAGAGGATTGATTGAGAAggttataaaaaattttaatttgtccatCCCTTCACGTGAGCTACAACATAAGGATCCTAAAGCTGTGCTTCAAGCTGTAATGAGCCGTTGGCTTCCATTAGCAGATACCATCTTATCTATGGTTGTGAAGTGCATGCCTGATCCGGCTACTGCTCAGTCTTTTCGGATATCAAGGCTGCTGCCTAAAAGAGACAGTTCTGACAATAGGGATTGTTCTGATTTGCTTTCTGAGGCAGAGCTTGTGAGGAAATCTGTTGAAATTTGTGATTCCAGTCCTACTGCACCATGCGTTGTATTTGTTTCTAAGATGTTTGCTATGCCAATGAAGATGCTTCCTCGTGGTGAGATTTTGAACAATCCTGCAGATTCTGGAGATTCTGGAGAGTGCTTCCTTGCATTTGCCAGGATATTTAGTGGGGTTCTCTGTGCTGGACAGAGGATTTTCGTACTTTCAGCTTTATATGACCCTCTGAAGATGGAATCAAAGCAGAAGCATGTCCAAGAAGCCGAGCTGCAAGCATTATATCTTATGGCGGGGCAAGGACTGAAACCAGTTATGTCTGCAAAGGCAGGCAATATCGTTGCCATACGAGGGCTTGGTCAGCACATATTGAAGAGTGCTACTCTTTCATCTACGCTTAATTGCTGGCCTTTCTCCAGTATGGTTTTCCAAGTTGCGCCCACACTGAAAGTTGCGATTGAGCCATCAGATCCTGCTGATATGGGTGCACTCATGAAAGGATTGCGGCTTTTAAATCGCGCGGACCCTTTTGTTGAGGTCACGATTTCTACTAGAGGGGAGCATGTTCTTGCAGCAGCTGGAGAAGTTCATTTGGAGAGATGTGTAAAGGATCTGAAGGAGAGATTTGCTAAGGTTAACTTGGAAGTATCTCCTCCACTTGTTTCTTATATGGAGACAATTGAGGGTGATATGACTAATCCTTTGGAGAATCTGAAGTTCTTAAGTGGAAGTTCTGACTATGTAGAGAAAACAACACCAAATGGTAGGTGCGTTGTTCGTGTACAAGTCATGAAACTTCCCTCGCCTCTTACCAAGTTGCTTGATGAGAGTTCTGAACTGCTGGGAGATATTATTGGAGGTAAATCTAAACAGGCTTTGAAAAGCTTGGAGACCTTGAGGGGAAGCATTGTGGAAGATGAGAATCCAATTGAAGCATTAAAGACCAGGATGATGGATGCTATAGAGAGTGACCTTTCCTCTGCAAATGCTGAGATGGATAAAGACCGAGTAGAGAAATATAGAGTACTGTGgaaaaactttttgaaaagaaTTTGGGCATTGGGTCCTAGACAGGTTGGTCCTAACATTCTGGTCACTCCAAGCAGAGGTAAAAGCATGGAGGGCTCTGTTCTTATGCAAGGCTTTCCGTACGTGTCAAATAGGTTAGGTCTTCACAATGATGGTGAGAGCAAGGATGTATCAACAGAATCATCATCTGTGACTGATGAGATGTTGCTAAGAGAAGTAGAATCTCTAGAGAGCAGTGTTTTATCTGGATTTCAGCTGGCTACTTCAGCCGGTCCTCTATGTGAGGAACCTCTGTGGGGTTTGGCATTTGTTGTTGAGGCTTTCATATCTCCCATTGAGTGTCAGTCAGCTGAGGATACTTCATCCCAGCAACCAGAACCATATGGTGTTTTTACAGGTCAAGTTATGACAACAGTTAAGGAAGCTTGCAAAGCAGCTGTACTTGAGAGAAAACCCAGGCTTGTTGAAGCATTATACTTCTGTGAATTGAATACCCCAACTGAGCATTTGGGGTCCATGTATGCAGTACTTGCTCGTAGGCGAGCCAAAGTGATAAAGGAAGAAATGCAGGAAGGGTCACCGCTATTCACTGTGCATGCATATGTTCCTGTTGCAGAAAGCTTTGGTTTTGCAGATGAGCTGAGAAGATGGACAGCCGGAGCTTCAAGTGCACTACTTGTTTTCAGTCACTGGGAAATGCTTCCAGAGGATCCCTTTTTCGTCCCCAAAACAGAAGAGGAAATTGAAGAATTTGGAGATGGGGCTAGTGTTTTACAGAACACTGCCAGGAAGCTCATTGATGCTGTAAGGAGGAGGAAGGGTCTTCCTGTAGAGGAAAAAGTGGTCCAACATGCAACCAAGCAAAGAACTTTGGCTCGTAAAGTGTAG
- the LOC125189777 gene encoding uncharacterized protein LOC125189777: protein MTTSALPRFVVLNVPKAATNTYVCRKDDGLVIDGGDSTFSPLVKIEIERATKNADGNSIVAISNKPEENTMKPSCTLFESSLQSDELHLTHVKTGWRVMINNFTKAFYVNKNSIGAPLRFVDWDRLVKLPQHVAFKGYNGEYLKAYHHEDLNYLQFGSDDPISTLSGHKVSLMRDDHVRM, encoded by the exons ATGACAACTTCTGCACTTCCAAGGTTTGTTGTGCTAAATGTCCCAAAAGCTGCCACAAACACTTACGTATGTCGCAAGGACGACGGCCTTGTCATTGATGGAGGCGACAGCACGTTCAGCCCGCTGGTCAAGATCGAAATCGAGCGTGCAACG AAAAACGCAGACGGCAACTCCATCGTTGCTATATCAAACAAGCCAGAAGAGAACACAATGAAGCCGTCGTGTACGCTCTTCGAGTCGAGCCTACAATCAGATGAGCTCCACTTGACTCACGTCAAGACCGGCTGGCGCGTCATGATAAACAATTTTACCAAGGCTTTCTACGTCAACAAAAATAGCATCGGTGCGCCCCTTAGGTTTGTGGATTGGGACAGGTTGGTTAAATTGCCCCAACACGTCGCTTTCAAAGGATACAACGGGGAATATCTCAAAGCGTATCACCATGAAGACCTTAATTACCTCCAATTCGGATCCGACGATCCAATCAGTACCTTATCCGGCCACAAGGTCTCGCTAATGCGCGACGACCATGTTCGGATGTAG